The following proteins come from a genomic window of Candidatus Poseidoniia archaeon:
- a CDS encoding ATP-binding protein — MTRDIPNEELVELWRSFFQDTRFRPVDSNGVRAQIPRCPACSGSSDGGRKCPVCGGSGVDLERVPTYGDQIESVAQVYPKGDKAVFVTWEDVTDFHPRLSNNLLWNLENTLKAAREVVKEFVSDEAQERVREEHRTDITLDVAPLEIPDQLYQEEIRDLRKEHLYRMVKVRGLVRKSLPVRPRMEVGLFECNWERHRQRVIQDFFTLREPNKCIGEGCKCTEFQLREEQSQFIDSHKLELQEFPEDLPPGAQPERLTIFVESSLAAQARPGDRIAVVGVMRTRAQYTGRRARTEFDVYLYAHSIDEREAEVENLEPTEEEMEQILELSRHPDLRERIINSIAPSIYGMKWQKEAIAMQLFGGVDKHLPDGARIRGDIHVLMMGDPGVAKSQLLRAAARLAPRGVMATGKSSSAAGLTAAAVRDEFGEGRWTLEAGTLVLASGGLACIDEIDKMDENDRSAMHEAMEQQTVTIAKAGINAQLHAKCSLLAAANPKRSRFDMTRPLPGQVNMPVTLLSRFDIFFIIVDQPDPKRDAELATRILESHRAGEIIGSGEDTELEERELQPAILRELLRLYVGYARKLRPVMTPQAQQKLKDHYTSMRKSYQQRGEEEEQVFPITPRQLESLIRLAEADARMHLSHTVGPENADRAIEMLTLFLTITLHGDIDMAFTGLTAKERKQKEDPLAMIVRFIRKGGDEGTDELEVLDLLEEQGFSRTDCEKYLQQLSKDGRIFSPAHGRWRIA, encoded by the coding sequence TTGACTCGTGACATCCCTAATGAAGAGCTTGTCGAACTCTGGCGTTCGTTCTTTCAGGACACCCGTTTCCGGCCGGTCGACAGCAACGGTGTGCGCGCCCAGATACCGCGCTGCCCCGCCTGTAGTGGCAGCAGTGATGGGGGGCGCAAGTGCCCGGTCTGCGGCGGCAGCGGTGTCGATCTGGAGCGGGTGCCGACCTATGGTGACCAGATTGAATCTGTGGCGCAGGTCTATCCCAAGGGCGACAAAGCAGTCTTCGTCACATGGGAAGATGTTACCGACTTCCACCCGCGGCTCTCGAATAACCTGCTCTGGAACCTCGAGAACACACTGAAGGCAGCGCGCGAAGTTGTCAAGGAATTCGTCAGCGACGAGGCGCAGGAGCGCGTGCGCGAAGAGCATCGCACTGATATTACGCTAGACGTTGCGCCGCTCGAAATCCCGGACCAGCTCTATCAGGAGGAAATCCGGGACCTGCGCAAGGAACACCTCTACCGCATGGTCAAGGTGCGGGGGCTGGTGCGCAAGTCACTGCCGGTCCGCCCGCGCATGGAGGTGGGGCTTTTCGAGTGCAACTGGGAGCGGCACCGGCAGCGCGTCATTCAGGATTTCTTCACGCTGCGCGAGCCGAACAAGTGCATCGGGGAGGGATGCAAGTGCACCGAGTTCCAGCTGCGCGAGGAGCAGTCGCAGTTCATCGACTCGCACAAGCTGGAGCTGCAGGAGTTCCCCGAGGACCTCCCGCCCGGCGCACAGCCGGAACGGCTGACGATTTTCGTCGAGAGCTCACTCGCGGCGCAGGCGCGTCCCGGCGACCGGATTGCGGTCGTAGGAGTGATGCGGACCCGCGCGCAGTATACCGGGCGACGGGCGCGGACCGAGTTCGATGTCTACCTCTACGCGCACTCGATTGACGAGCGCGAAGCGGAAGTCGAGAACCTCGAGCCGACCGAGGAGGAGATGGAGCAAATCCTCGAGCTGTCACGCCACCCCGACCTGCGCGAGCGCATCATCAACTCGATAGCACCCTCGATTTACGGCATGAAGTGGCAAAAAGAGGCGATTGCGATGCAGCTCTTCGGCGGCGTCGACAAGCATCTTCCTGATGGCGCCCGCATACGCGGCGACATCCACGTGCTGATGATGGGCGACCCCGGCGTCGCCAAGTCGCAGCTACTGCGGGCAGCCGCGCGGCTGGCACCGCGCGGGGTGATGGCGACCGGGAAATCCTCCTCGGCGGCCGGCCTCACCGCGGCGGCGGTGCGCGACGAGTTTGGCGAAGGGCGCTGGACGCTCGAGGCGGGGACGCTGGTGCTGGCCTCGGGCGGGCTGGCGTGTATTGACGAAATTGACAAGATGGATGAGAATGACCGCTCGGCGATGCACGAGGCGATGGAGCAGCAGACGGTGACTATTGCCAAGGCCGGCATCAACGCACAGTTGCACGCGAAGTGTTCATTACTCGCGGCAGCCAATCCCAAGCGGAGCCGCTTCGACATGACGCGGCCGCTGCCGGGGCAGGTGAATATGCCCGTGACGCTGCTGAGCCGTTTCGACATCTTTTTTATAATCGTCGACCAGCCCGACCCAAAACGCGATGCCGAACTGGCGACGCGAATTCTCGAGTCGCACCGCGCCGGTGAGATTATTGGCAGCGGCGAGGACACCGAGCTGGAAGAACGCGAGCTTCAGCCGGCGATTTTGCGCGAACTGCTGCGGCTCTATGTCGGCTACGCGCGCAAACTGCGGCCAGTGATGACGCCGCAGGCGCAGCAGAAGCTGAAGGACCACTACACCTCGATGCGCAAGTCTTACCAGCAGCGCGGCGAGGAAGAAGAGCAGGTGTTTCCGATTACCCCGCGGCAGCTGGAATCGCTAATCCGGCTGGCCGAGGCGGACGCGCGCATGCACCTTTCGCACACTGTCGGGCCAGAGAACGCCGACCGCGCCATCGAGATGCTGACACTGTTCCTCACCATCACACTCCACGGCGATATCGACATGGCCTTCACCGGCCTGACCGCGAAGGAGCGAAAGCAGAAGGAGGACCCGCTGGCGATGATTGTGCGCTTCATCCGCAAGGGAGGCGATGAAGGCACTGACGAGCTGGAAGTCCTCGACCTGCTCGAAGAACAGGGGTTCTCGCGCACAGACTGCGAAAAATACCTCCAGCAGCTAAGCAAGGACGGGCGTATCTTCTCGCCCGCCCATGGTCGCTGGCGCATCGCGTGA
- a CDS encoding PKD domain-containing protein: MRHDVLVLSLLGLALFLAAGSEAAAPEATILQIDPQEVNKDSSTPINFDGQFSDGDDDQLEFVYWNSSIDVVIHSGSEFSDLSFQRQSGEFSQGNHTITLQVKAGGEWSVKNESWLNVTGPPPRNPDASISINPPEAHQGEEINFLGSGTYYDPATSIVAYEWYLDGAYYSDEMTFADSGISVGNHTMELIVEDNEGLRSEPAQEPFQIMPPIPLAHIDSIDPSPAKVGDIITFSGHCTGSSGAEEECDEYRWDIRSGTNGLTLFTLYGKTVMVDNLTEGEDGEAAGYEAWFRIIDTNGTVSSWVSEDFSVGPPNEPPVATITISPDPLPGSSFVPEYYQFFDITFSSASSSDSDGVIEGWRWWFDGVLIATTADWTTSFDAPRDGTVRLQVMDNDGAWSGNNTRSFRTVTNTPPTAIISLSLAEVEVDAPVTLSGSGSDAEGHIAGWEWQLDGVVVATTQNATVSSNITGAHTVMLTVTDDGGLQANASASFTVKELDIIAEKYFDVSVSPLNAAIGEDITIDLTGTTGPVEEFEINIDGDITTTQDRTVTISFDAKGAYNLDITVWWSDGTSFDQSRDFYTTTVTVTKSGGGSGGGDAGGDGDDSDGSGGGIPGPGLLAALAGLGLAARRRR; encoded by the coding sequence ATGCGCCATGACGTGCTCGTGCTGTCCCTGCTGGGGCTCGCACTGTTTCTCGCCGCCGGTTCCGAGGCGGCTGCCCCTGAGGCCACCATTTTACAGATTGACCCGCAGGAGGTCAATAAAGATTCCAGCACTCCAATTAATTTCGATGGACAGTTTTCCGACGGAGATGACGATCAACTCGAGTTCGTTTACTGGAATTCATCAATTGATGTTGTCATTCATAGCGGCTCCGAGTTTTCTGATCTAAGCTTCCAGCGTCAGTCAGGTGAGTTCAGCCAAGGCAACCACACAATTACGCTACAGGTGAAGGCCGGCGGTGAGTGGAGCGTGAAGAACGAGAGTTGGCTCAACGTGACTGGACCGCCGCCGCGCAACCCGGATGCAAGCATCAGTATAAACCCGCCCGAAGCCCATCAAGGTGAAGAAATCAATTTCCTTGGTTCAGGTACCTATTACGATCCCGCCACCAGTATTGTCGCCTACGAGTGGTATCTGGACGGGGCATACTACAGCGACGAAATGACATTCGCTGACAGTGGCATCAGCGTTGGGAATCACACCATGGAGCTGATTGTTGAGGACAATGAAGGCCTGCGTAGTGAACCAGCACAGGAGCCTTTCCAGATTATGCCACCGATTCCGCTGGCGCACATTGACTCGATTGATCCCAGCCCTGCCAAGGTCGGAGACATAATTACCTTCAGTGGGCACTGCACCGGGTCCAGTGGTGCGGAGGAAGAGTGTGACGAGTATCGCTGGGATATCCGCTCGGGTACCAACGGCTTGACGCTCTTTACACTTTATGGCAAGACAGTTATGGTCGACAATCTGACAGAAGGCGAAGACGGTGAAGCTGCAGGTTACGAGGCGTGGTTCCGTATTATAGACACCAACGGCACGGTGTCTTCGTGGGTATCCGAGGATTTCTCGGTCGGTCCACCTAATGAACCGCCAGTGGCGACCATCACCATATCGCCTGACCCCCTCCCCGGCAGCAGTTTCGTGCCAGAATATTATCAGTTCTTCGATATAACCTTCAGCAGCGCCAGCTCGAGCGATTCCGACGGAGTTATCGAGGGGTGGCGCTGGTGGTTCGATGGCGTACTGATTGCTACTACTGCTGACTGGACCACCAGCTTCGACGCACCGCGCGACGGGACGGTGAGGTTACAGGTAATGGACAATGACGGCGCCTGGAGCGGCAACAACACACGTTCGTTCAGGACTGTCACCAACACGCCGCCCACCGCCATAATATCGCTCTCGCTTGCCGAAGTAGAGGTTGATGCACCAGTTACGCTCAGCGGAAGTGGTAGCGACGCTGAGGGTCACATCGCAGGCTGGGAATGGCAGCTCGACGGGGTCGTCGTCGCGACCACGCAGAACGCGACCGTCAGTAGCAACATCACCGGCGCACACACCGTGATGCTGACCGTGACCGATGACGGTGGGTTGCAGGCGAACGCCAGCGCCAGTTTCACGGTCAAGGAGCTGGACATAATCGCCGAAAAATATTTTGACGTCTCAGTCTCACCTCTCAACGCAGCTATAGGTGAGGATATCACGATTGACCTGACCGGGACTACGGGTCCGGTGGAGGAGTTCGAAATCAACATTGACGGTGACATCACGACGACGCAGGACCGTACGGTCACAATCAGCTTCGATGCCAAAGGCGCCTACAACCTAGATATCACTGTTTGGTGGTCAGACGGAACGTCTTTTGACCAGAGCCGCGATTTCTACACCACTACGGTTACCGTCACCAAGTCTGGTGGGGGTAGTGGAGGTGGTGATGCTGGCGGTGATGGTGACGACAGCGACGGTAGCGGCGGCGGGATTCCCGGCCCCGGCCTGCTGGCAGCACTGGCTGGCCTCGGGCTGGCAGCGCGCAGGCGGCGCTAG
- a CDS encoding METTL5 family protein, giving the protein MSRFPRARLDRLLRAIPGFPDPQRELEQYPTPAEGALELLERVWQRGDLAGSVADLGCGTGRLALGAAFLGAEVTGVELDDTALAVAREAAADAGLAVEWRCEPVENWTQGVETVIMNPPWGAQRPGADRPFLRAALATAGSVWSLQPAVSDRFLRRYVEQLGGAVADAWPVDLELERTMPYHTRERKTVEGTLYHLHPVGAR; this is encoded by the coding sequence GTGAGCCGCTTCCCGCGCGCGCGCCTCGACCGGCTGCTGCGCGCGATTCCCGGCTTCCCCGACCCGCAGCGCGAGCTGGAGCAGTACCCGACGCCGGCAGAGGGCGCGCTCGAGCTGCTCGAGCGCGTCTGGCAGAGGGGCGACCTCGCAGGAAGCGTTGCCGACCTCGGCTGTGGCACTGGCCGACTGGCGCTCGGCGCGGCGTTCCTCGGCGCCGAAGTCACGGGCGTGGAGCTGGACGACACCGCGCTAGCGGTCGCGCGCGAGGCGGCGGCCGACGCGGGGCTGGCGGTGGAGTGGCGCTGCGAGCCAGTCGAGAACTGGACGCAAGGCGTCGAGACGGTCATCATGAACCCCCCGTGGGGTGCGCAGCGGCCGGGCGCCGACCGGCCGTTCCTGCGCGCTGCGCTGGCGACCGCCGGCAGCGTCTGGTCGCTCCAGCCGGCGGTCAGCGACCGCTTCCTGCGCCGCTACGTCGAGCAGCTCGGCGGTGCCGTCGCGGACGCGTGGCCTGTTGACCTGGAGCTGGAGCGGACCATGCCGTACCACACGCGCGAGCGGAAAACGGTCGAGGGAACCCTTTATCACCTGCACCCGGTCGGCGCGCGATGA
- a CDS encoding exosome complex RNA-binding protein Csl4, which produces MSLTLPGDRLASAMEYMPGPGVYERDGELFAALTGELVRDEEHTELRVKPVVSVPLEIHTGDRVLGRIQSLREKMATIEVVRVKGKSRQVGTWVMGSLHVARMSEDYVSNTNDVYSVNDLVQARVDETRPALKLNTKSGSDGVVGARCSGCRDHLKMVDGELFCGECRKTEARKLSSEYGQVQL; this is translated from the coding sequence ATGAGCCTGACACTGCCGGGAGACCGACTTGCGAGTGCAATGGAATACATGCCCGGACCGGGCGTCTACGAGCGCGACGGCGAGCTTTTCGCCGCGCTGACCGGCGAACTGGTGCGCGACGAGGAACACACCGAGCTGCGGGTGAAACCGGTGGTCTCGGTGCCGCTCGAAATCCACACCGGCGACCGGGTGCTGGGGCGCATCCAGTCACTGCGCGAAAAGATGGCGACGATCGAGGTCGTGCGCGTCAAGGGCAAATCACGGCAAGTCGGCACGTGGGTCATGGGGTCGCTGCACGTCGCGCGCATGTCCGAGGATTACGTTTCCAACACCAATGACGTCTACAGCGTCAACGACCTTGTTCAGGCGCGGGTTGACGAAACCAGGCCGGCGCTGAAGCTCAACACCAAGTCTGGCAGTGATGGGGTTGTCGGCGCGCGCTGTAGCGGCTGCCGCGACCACCTGAAAATGGTCGACGGCGAGCTCTTCTGCGGCGAGTGTCGCAAGACGGAAGCGCGCAAGCTCTCCAGCGAGTATGGGCAGGTCCAGCTGTAG